GCCCCGGGTTGGACGGCCGCTGTTGCTTTGGTGATGGTAGACGCTGGGACATTCGGCGAGTGTTAgtggggcggtggcgggaCTGCAGAATGGAGTCGACCAGTGCGTCTAGttcatcatcgccgccgttCTCTGTCATAGTGAGGGATTGAACGTAAAACAGCGCGGACGGCAGttggcagagagaagggctgCTTGCTTGATGACGACGTGGCGCGAGAGCtaaaaaaggaggaggagaagcgagggggaggggaagagcgaAAGTGTCGTTGAAAGGACTTCCTgcgcggagagaggggggcgatCCGCTTGTGTGTGAGCGAGCACCGTGAACTACTCCATGAAGGCGACGTGAAAAGTCCCCCAAAAGACATTCAGCGAGAGACTCGAGGCGAGCGAGGTTTTCAGGAGTAGAGGTcaggccgctccgcctcttcgTGTTGCCCTCAACAccgagagaggagaacaaaaCGAGAAGGCAGCAGGGGGGTTCACTTCTGCAAGCACTCGCGCTCCGCTGTGCGCTAGCGTGAGGtcttttgcctttcctctAGGGAAAAAATGAAAACTGATTCAGAGACTCCTTCTTGGGCCTCTCACCCACATCGACGGAGCAGGTgtacacagacacccacccacacgcagacacacacaaggaaAGGGTGAGCAGAAAGAAACGCGAGTATATACACGGTAGGAGACGGGGATGGGAACCAGCAAGAGGGGGGATagaaaagcgagaaagagacgtCATCGATGCGGTGGGGCTGACGACATGACCAGCGATCGTGGGAGGCAGGacggaagggggaggggggaggtggaatAGTAAGAAGTACTTGAaaggggaggtgaaggactGAGGATGGGAAGGGCACAGCAAGACGCGAAGGGGGCCACTGAGAAACGATTGTGCACCGACCTCTTCAACCCTGAGGGAGAGACCGCGCAAATTCTACAACAAAAGACAAGAGCACCTCTGCCCCGGGTGCTTTTCCTCATCTCTTACAGAATGCGCGTCGCGATCATAACCGTTGGCGCCAGGCGACTCAAAGCCGCCAGCCGCGCCGTCCCGCTGACCACCGGCGATGCATCAGCTTCTGGGTCCGGGGCCAAGGAATCAGCAGTCCCTCTGCGCTCTCGATCTGCGTTGTGCGCTCTTCTGACCTCGCGCGCGCCATCAGCGTGGTCATCGACAACGACCTCCTCCTTGTTCCTCTGTGGTGGCGCGGCCTCATGCTCCTTGCTCGAAAGACGGCGCCGCGGGTAAGAAAGCGAGCGCGTTCGCCCATCAGCTTTGGGATGTGTCGACGCCCTCCGCGAACCAGCGGGGCAAGCGGTACTCACGTCGGCCTGGGCGTCGgcacgcggcagaggcggaagGGTCGGGTGTGAGACGTAGATGATCGTTTTcgcttcttcagcgccaccgccaaggTTAACGCAggtcggcagcggtggcagtaACTCCTCCGGGATGTCGGTTacggtgccgcagcacggACACAGCAGCGCTAGCGTGTTTATTGGCGCATGGAGCTCCTGTCCACACGTGCCGCAGGTGAGCTGCAGGTTTTGCGCCGAGTTGATCGTATTGCacaagcggcagcgacaggtGACGGCGCCGAGGGGGTAGGTGAGGATGCGCTGGCACCCGTAGCAGACAAGCTGGCCAAACAGCATGCCTGTCGAAGGCACCCCTTCACGTAAACAAAGCGAAGCAGATGTGTCAGCGATGCACGAAGACACGTAGACAGAGACGCTGAGCGAGGTGGGAAGAAGAGTAGTGGAGGTGAAAGACGAGTGGGAGGGATGAAGAACGTCACAgctggagagagaaggtacCAGATTCACAATACGAGCGCCTGATGTGCAGGCGCCTTCGTGTGCGGCCGCCgtgagaggagcagcaacaggcCGCAAGAGAGGATGACAGGACGAGCAGAGGGGAGATACATCGACTAGATGGGCTGCATAGCACAACGCCaaacacatacgcacacgcgcgagggaggggtgctCGCAccgagaaggagagaagggtggagagagagagagtgcgcaaggagctggaggagagggcgaagggaaaaagagacagGCTAAGAtacagctgccgcagcgtaCCAGGTGAGCAATGCTGAGGAAAGCGCCCTAAACACACCCCTGCCCATTCCCGCGCAGGCACCATGCGTGCATACGTGGTCCTTTTCTTGCTGCCGCTCAGCCATGACAGCTTATCGGAGGCAACAGACTCGGCGGCGCCAGACGTAcgctgcccccctttcctccccatTCTTGAGGGAGCACCGACAGCAAAAGCGCTCCTGCGCTCCATTTTTATCGGGCCAGTTACCCAAGAGACACTCAGCGATACGCCCAGGCCGAGAAAAGCGTCCTTGTTTGGGGCCCACTGGCACACTTCGCTGCGTGTCTCTCCGCTTTCTTTGTTTTGGCTCTGATGCCTACGCAGGCGCAGTCCCTCTACACGTACATGAAAGCTGAGGCAGGGGAGTtggcgaaggagaggcgTAGAAAAGCGCCGCGCGCTTCGCCTTGTTGAAGCGCCAATGCGTGAGGAGGGTCAGTGAGTGGGTGGGAagcggagaggaagaggtcCTGCCTCTACCCTCCCGTTattttttttcgtttgcgcTGATGATCAGGAGttgcttcttctccccctccatTGAAGCGTGCTGTCGAGCGTGTGCGCCGATTCAGCACGCGCTCGacaacacacagagagggcgagaaCGAGATTGGGGAAGCAAATATGACTGCACTGATACCTGGAGTCCCGCTCGAACACGCCATTTATTCAACTGTATTTCCCTCTTCCCGCTGCCACACagcttcccctttctttttcacgtctctctctccccacaccgCATTTCTTGCTTCTTTGGCGCCTACTTCATCATTGCAGTGAGGCCGCCCATGCCCACCTTCGCGTGAAAACCCGTCATCGGGGCTGTCGGTGCGGCCTTCTGCGTTTCACGAGGCCTCAGCTAACGAAGTGATCACTgccgagggaggaggagaggaggggtgggggagaagggggcgagCAAGCGGCAGGGctgagagaaaaaggaaaagaaaaagcctAAAACACCACATACGAATGCCTGCACTGTGGGCACCAAAAaaatgagggaggggaggctccagggagaaggaaggcgaaggcggGACAGGCATGCGAGTATCGTGACCTTTTCCc
Above is a genomic segment from Leishmania panamensis strain MHOM/PA/94/PSC-1 chromosome 14 sequence containing:
- a CDS encoding hypothetical protein (TriTrypDB/GeneDB-style sysID: LpmP.14.0620); this encodes MLFGQLVCYGCQRILTYPLGAVTCRCRLCNTINSAQNLQLTCGTCGQELHAPINTLALLCPCCGTVTDIPEELLPPLPTCVNLGGGAEEAKTIIYVSHPTLPPLPRADAQADVSTACPAGSRRASTHPKADGRTRSLSYPRRRLSSKEHEAAPPQRNKEEVVVDDHADGAREVRRAHNADRERRGTADSLAPDPEADASPVVSGTARLAALSRLAPTVMIATRIL